The sequence CTCGAGTGCCGACCGCTGCTCCCGCTCGGAAGCGTCGGCAAAGCGGTCAGGATGAACGCCGCGCGCCAACTCACGATAGCGCGTGGCCAACTGCTCGAGATCCAGACGGAAACCCGGTTGCAGCTCGAATAAAGCGAAATGACAAGGAATACCCACGACAAGCCTCAGATGTTGAAGCTTTCGCCGCAGCCACATTCACCGCGTACGTTGGGGTTGTTGAACTTGAAGCCTTCGTTCAACCCTTCCTTGACGAAATCGAGCTCGGTGCCGTCCAGATAGGCGAGGCTTTTCGGGTCGATGATCACTTTTTCGCCGTGACTCTCGAACACCTGATCCTCTGCAACCACCTCGTCGACAAACTCCAGCACGTAGGCAAGGCCGGAACAGCCTGTGGTGCGAACACCCAGACGAATCCCTTCACCTTTGCCGCGCCCGTCGAGGGAGCGCCGCACGTGTCGAGCAGCCGCTTCTGTCATGCTGATAGCCATCGGTGACTCCTTACTCGTCGCCAAATCCAGAAAGTCAGATCAAGCCTTTCTTCTGCTTGTAATCGCGAACAGCCGCTTTGATAGCGTCTTCAGCCAGTACCGAGCAGTGAATCTTCACTGGCGGCAGGGCCAGTTCTTCGGCCAGCTGAGTGTTCTTGATGGTTTCTGCTTCGTCCAGGGTCTTGCCCTTCATCCACTCGGTGGCGAGGGAGCTGGAAGCGATAGCCGAACCGCAGCCGTAGGTCTTGAACTTGGCATCTTCGATGATGCCAGCGTCGTTGACCTTGATTTGCAGACGCATCACGTCGCCGCACGCCGGAGCGCCGACCATGCCGGTGCCGACATCAGGATCTTCCGCGTTCATCTTGCCGACGTTGCGCGGGTTTTCGTAGTGGTCGATGACCTTTTCGCTGTAAGCCATGATTCTCAATCCTCACTCATCAGGGCCGCTCTTGAGACCCTGCAACTGCGCTGCGTAAACCGCCGCGTCGCTACAGGATCTGTATCTGGCGGCTTCTATATTTAGTGTGCCGCCCACTCGATTTTCGAGATATCGACGCCGTCTTTGTACATGTCCCACAGCGGCGACAGAGCGCGCAGCTTGGTAACGGCCTCGCAGACTTTCTGCGCGGCGTAGTCGATTTCTTCTTCGGTGGTGAAACGGCCGAAGGTGAAGCGGATCGAGCTGTGTGCCAGTTCGTCGTTGCGGCCCAGGGCGCGCAGTACGTACGAAGGCTCCAGCGACGCCGAGGTGCACGCCGAACCGGACGATACCGCCAGATCCTTGAGCGCCATGATCAGCGACTCGCCTTCAACGTAGTTGAAGCTCAGGTTCAGGTTGTGCGGAACGCGGGCGGTCAGGCTGCCGTTGACGTACAGCTCTTCCAGGTGCTCGACCTGCTTGTAGAAACGGTCGCTCAAGGCTTTGATACGGACGTTTTCAGCAGCCATGTCTTCTTTGGCCACACGGAACGCTTCACCCATACCGACGATCTGGTGGGTCGCCAAGGTGCCGGAACGCATGCCACGCTCGTGACCGCCGCCGTGCATGGTCGCTTCGATGCGCACACGCGGCTTGCGGCTGACGTACAGCGCGCCGATGCCTTTAGGGCCATAGGTTTTGTGAGCGGAGAACGACATCATGTCGACTTTCAGCTTCTGCAGATCGATGTCGACCTTGCCAGTGGACTGAGCGGCGTCGACGTGGAACAGAATGCCCTTGGCGCGGAGCATTTCGCCAATAGCGGCGATGTCGTTGACGGTGCCGATTTCGTTGTTCACGTGCATCACGGAGACCAGGATGGTGTCTTCGCGCAGTGCAGCTTCAATCATGGCCGGAGTGATGAGACCGTCTTCGGTCGGCTCGAGGTAGGTGACCTCGAAACCTTCACGCTCCAGTTGGCGCATGGTGTCGAGGACAGCCTTGTGCTCGATCTTGGAGGTGATCAGGTGCTTGCCCTTGGAGCCGTAGAAATGCGCCGCACCCTTGATTGCCAGGTTGTCGGACTCGGTGGCACCGGAGGTCCAGACGATTTCGCGCGGATCGGCGTTGACCAGATCGGCCACCTGACGACGGGCGTTTTCGACGGACTCTTCAGCTTTCCAGCCGAACACGTGGGAACGGGACGCCGGGTTACCGAAGTTTCCGTCGACCAGCAGGCATTCACTCATCTTTTGCGCAACACGCGGATCAACCGGGGTGGTCGCAGAGTAATCAAGGTAAATCGGCAATTTCATGGACTATCTCCTAAATCAGGGCTGGCGTGCCGCTAGCTCTCTGGCTGTCATTCGACGGCGGACGCTTCAATCTTGTCCAGGCGTGGCGCCTTGCTGTTGCAACGGCGCTTGTCCTGACGCTGGGCTACTTCTTGCACCTCACGGCGAGTCACAAGATCAGCCAAGCTGATACCACTTAGAAATTCGTGAATCTGCAGGCTCAAGTCGCACCACAGATGGTGGGTCAGGCACGTGTCGCCGGAATGGCAATCGCCCTGGCCCTGGCATTTGGTGGCATCAACCGATTCGTTTACCGCATCGATCACCTGAGCGACCTGGATGCCCTGCATGTCGCGGGACAACTGGTAGCCACCACCCGGGCCGCGAACACTGGAAACCAGGTTGCTGCGGCGCAGCTTGGCGAACAGCTGTTCGAGGTAGGACAGGGAGATGCCTTGGCGCTCGGAGATATCGGCCAGGGACACGGGCCCGTGCTGCGCGTGCAACGCCAGGTCAAGCATGGCGGTCACGGCGTATCGGCCTTTTGTAGTCAGTCGCATGGACAGTTACCACGGAGTTCAGAATGGGGCGAGTATGCAATTCCCGAGTATTTAAGTCAACTTTAAGACCTAGTACTTTAGTCAGGTTTACCCGCAAAAGAGCGCGCGCATCATAGCAAAGGCTGGCGGCATGCAGCCAGCGGTACCGCGTTATCGTTCTTCGCGAGCAGGCTCGCTCCCACAAGGGATATGCATTCCAATGTGAGAGCGAGCCTGCTCGCGAAGGCAGCGCTGCGGTTTAGCTGGCTTTGGATTCGTCTTTGCCTTTGACGCAGGCGAAGTCTTCTTCACGCAGCTCAGGCAGATCTTTCGCACAGTAATTGCTGCCCAGATCCTTCAGCGCACCGCACATCCCCTCCAGACGCCCATCCACCGCTTGCAGGTGATCGAGCAACTGACCAATGGCGCGCGCCACCGGGTCGGGCATGTCTTCGCTGACGCCATAGGCATCAAAACCGATTTTCTCGGCCATGGCCTTGCGCTTGGCGTCCTGCTCTTCGTCAGACTTGACGATGATTCGTCCAGGAATACCGACAACAGTGGCGCCAGGCGGCACTTCTTTGGTCACCACAGCATTGGAGCCGACTTTGGCACCCGCGCCGACCGTGAACGGACCGAGCACCTTGGCGCCCGCGCCCACGACCACACCATCGCCCAACGTCGGGTGACGTTTGCCTTTGTTCCAGCTGGTACCACCCAGAGTCACGCCCTGATAGATGGTCACGTCATCGCCAATCTCGGCAGTCTCACCGATGACAATGCCCATGCCGTGGTCGATAAAGAAACGTCGACCGACCTTGGCGCCCGGATGAATCTCGATCCCGGTCAACCAGCGGCCGAAGTTCGACACCAGCCGCGCCAGCCATTTCAGCTCGTTGCGCCAGAGCATGCCGGCCAATCGATGAATCCAGATCGCATGCATACCGGGGTAGCAAGTCAGGACTTCAAAAGCGTTACGCGCCGCCGGGTCTCGATGGAACACGCTCTGGATATCTTCACGCAAACGCTCAAACATCATTTAGTCCTTCCGCTTAAGAAGCTCACCACGGGCCGCTTTCTGGGTTTCCGTGAGGATGCCACGCAAAATATTCATTTCCGCCCGGCTGACCGAGCTGCGTCCGTACAACCGGCGCAGGCGCGCCATCAAGTGCCGTGGTTTTTCCGGATCGAGGAATTCGATGGCGACCAGCGTCTGCTCCAGATGCTCATAAAAGCGCTCCAGCTCATCCATGGTCGCCAGCTCGGCGCTTTTCACCGAGGCCACTTCCTCTTTCTCGATCTTGCTCGGCTGACCTTGTGCAGCCAGCCAGGCCATGCGCACTTCGTAGCTCAACACCTGCACCGCCGCGCCCAGGTTCAGCGAACTGAACTCAGGGTCGGAGGGGATGTGCACGTGAAAGTGACATCGCTGCAGCTCTTCGTTGGTCAGACCGGAATCCTCACGACCGAATACCAGAGCGATTTCGGCGCCCTGCCCGGCTTCTTCAACCACTTTGGTGCCGCACTCGCGCGGATCCAGCAGCGGCCAGGGGATTCGACGGTCACGGGCGCTGGTGCCAAGCACCAGATTGCAGCCGACCAAGGCGTCTTCCAACGTGGCGACGACTTGCGCATTTTCAAGGATGTCACCGGCACCGGAAGCACGAGCATCGGCTTCGTGGTGCGGGAAGACTCGCGGTTCGACCAGCACCAATCGCGACAGACCCATGTTTTTCATGGCGCGCGCGGCCCCGCCGATGTTGCCGGGGTGGCTGGTATTGACCAGGACGACACGAATGTTCTGCAGCAAGGGAGGCGCTCTCGGACACAGGAAAGGGGTGCAAATCTTACAGAACAGCCTACCGTTAAGCTATGAAAGCGAACAGCGTCCTTCACCTGAAGAAAAGTTCTGATAGAATGCGCGGCTTTCTTTAACAACCTTAGGTGACACATCCATGCAGCCCATGCTGAATATCGCGCTGCGCGCCGCCCGCAGCGCCAGTGAACTGATCTTCCGCTCCATCGAGCGCCTGGATACCATCAAGGTCGACGAAAAAGACGCCAAGGATTATGTATCCGAGGTCGATCGCGCCGCCGAACAGAAAATCATCGATGCTCTGCGCAAGGCCTACCCGAATCACTCGATCCAGGGTGAAGAAACCGGCCTGCACGCTGGCACCGGCATCGAAGGCGAAGAGTACCTGTGGATCATCGATCCACTGGACGGCACCACCAACTTCCTGCGCGGCATTCCTCACTTCGCTGTCAGCATTGCCTGTAAGTACCGTGGCCGCCTGGAACACGCAGTGGTTCTGGACCCGGTTCGCCAGGAAGAATTCACCGCCAGCCGTGGTCGCGGCGCTCAACTGAACGGTCGTCGTCTGCGCGTCAGCGGTCGCACCAGCCTTGACGGCGCCCTGCTGGGTACCGGCTTCCCGTTCCGTGATGACCAGATGGACAATCTCGACAACTACCTGGGCATGTTCCGCGCCCTGGTTGGCCAGACTGCCGGTATCCGCCGCGCCGGTTCCGCCAGCCTGGACCTGGCTTATGTGGCTGCCGGTCGTTTCGATGCGTTCTGGGAATCGGGCCTGTCCGAGTGGGACATGGCTGCGGGCGCCCTGCTGATTCAAGAAGCTGGCGGCCTGGTGAGCGACTTCACCGGCGGCCACGATTTCCTTGAAAAAGGCCACATCGTTGCCGGCAACACCAAATGCTTCAAAGCAGTTCTGACGGCGATCCAGCCGCACCTGCCGGCTTCGCTGAAGCGCTAAGCTTCCGGCGAAACGAGAAAAGCACCCTTCGGGGTGCTTTTTTTTATGTCTGGAATTTGTCACCCGCCACACCACGAGACCAATGTAGGAGTGAGCCTGCTCGCGATAGCGGTGTATCAGCCACCACCTGCATCGAATGATAAATAGCTATCGCGAGCAGGCTCACTCCTACAGGGGATTTGTTGCGTGGCTTAAATGGCGGACACAAAAAAGCACCCCGCAGGGTGCTTCTTTGTAAAACAGCCGGTAATTACTGAGCCGGCTCATTCTGCGACAGAATCAGCTTGCCTTCCTTGTCGACCGGAATCTGGTTGCCCGGATCGCGATCCATCCGCACCTTGCCTTCCTTGCCATCGAGCGAGTAACGCACGTCGTAACCGACGACCTTGTCGCTGATGTCATTGACCGTGTTGCAGCGGGTTTGCGTGGTGGTGTAGGTGTCACGCTCTTGCATGCCTTCCTGCACCTTGTTACCCGCATAACCACCACCGACCGCACCGGCTACCGTGGCAATCTTCTTGCCGGTGCCGCCGCCAATCTGATTACCCAGCAAACCACCTGCCAATGCACCGACGACGGTACCGGCAATCTGGTGTTGATCTTTTACCGGTGCCTGACGAGTCACTGTCACGTCCTTGCACACTTCACGTGGAGTCTTGATCTGTGTTTTAACCGGTTCAACGGCCAATACTTGCGCATACTCAGGGCCGCTTTTAACCAGGCTGTAGGTGGCAACAGCACCCCCGGCAGTCACACCGACAGCACCCAATACCGCACCAACCAGCAACGACTTGTTCACATGAACCTCCTGACCATCACATGCGGGACGCGCCCGCGCTTCTCCCAGCCTTGGAGCATAAAAAAAGGCGCGAGTTCAACTCGCGCCTTTCTTGGGCTGACAGCCGGGAAAACGATGGCCGTTATGGACGGTCGTCGACTTCCTTCTCGGTGTTGGCCGGAGGAATCAGATCCTCGGTAGTCAGGTTCAGCCAGATCAGCACCACGTTAGCGATGTAGATCGACGAGTAAGTACCCGCCAGAACACCGATAAACAGCGCGATCGAGAAGCCGAACAGGTTGTCACCGCCGAAGAACAGCAGCGCAGCGATCGCCAGCAAAGTCGAGATCGACGTCGCCATGGTGCGCAGCAGGGTCTGCGTGGTCGAGATGTTGATGTTCTCGATCAGTGTTGCCTTGCGCAGGACACGGAAGTTCTCACGAACCCGGTCGAATACCACGATGGTGTCGTTCAGCGAGTAACCGATGATTGCCAGCACCGCCGCCAGCACGGTCAGATCGAAAGTGATCTGGAAGTACGACAGGATGCCGATGGTCACGATCACGTCGTGAATCAGCGAAACGATGGCACCGACCGCGAACTTCCACTGAAAGCGGAAAGCCAGGTAGATCAGGATACCGCCGAGCGCCAGCAGCATGCCGAGGCCGCCCTGGTCGCGCAGTTCTTCACCGACCTGCGGGCCGACGAACTCGACACGCTTGACCGTCGCCGGGTTGTCGCCGCCGACCTTCAGCAGCGCTTCCGCCACCTGATGGCCCAGTTGCGGGTCTTCACCCGGCATGCGCACCAGCAGATCGGTAGTCGCACCGAAGCTCTGCACGATTGCTTCGTGGTAACCCGACGTCGCCAGTTGCTCACGCACCTTGGTAACGTCGGCCGGACGCTCGTAGGTCAGCTCGATGAGCGTACCGCCGGTGAAGTCCAGGCCCCAGTTCATACCCTTGGTCACGACACTGAACATAGCCAGCAACGTGAGAAACACTGTGACGCCGAACGCGAAGTTGCGAACGCCCATGAAGTTGATTGTACGTAACATGGCAGCCCCTTAAATCCACAACTTCTTGAAGTCACGTCCGCCGAAGATCAGGTTGACCATTGCGCGGGTCACCATGATGGCCGTGAACATCGAGGTAAAGATCCCGAGGGACATGGTCACTGCGAAACCTTTGACCGGGCCGGTGCCCATGGCAAAGAGAATCCCGCCGACCAACAACGTAGTCAGGTTGGCATCGAGAATCGCGGTGAATGCCCGGCCGAAGCCTTCGTTGATTGCACGCTGCACGGTCATACCGGCGGCGATCTCTTCACGAATCCGCGAGAAGATCAGCACGTTGGCGTCGACCGCCATACCCATGGTCAATACGATACCGGCGATACCCGGCAAAGTCAGCGTTGCACCCAGCAGCGACATCAGGGCCAGCAGCAGCACCATGTTCACCGCCAAAGCAACGGTGGCGATGATGCCGAAGAAGCGGTAGATGGCGATGATGAACAGCGACACGAACAGCATGCCCCACAGCGACGCATCGATACCTTTGGTGATGTTGTCAGCACCCAGGCTCGGGCCGATGGTGCGCTCTTCAGCGAAGTACATCGGTGCAGCCAGACCACCGGCACGCAGCAGCAGCGCCAGTTCGGACGACTCGCCCTGACCGTTCAGGCCAGTGATGCGGAACTGAGCACCCAGCGGCGACTGAATGGTCGCCAGGCTGATGATCTTCTTCTCTTCTTTGAACGTTTGCACCGCAACGTCTTTCTCGACGCCATCAACCACTTGCTTGGTGTAAGTGGTAACCGGACGCTGTTCGATGAAGATCACCGCCATGCTGCGACCAACGTTCGAACGGGTTGCGCGGCTCATCAACTCGCCACCGTGACCATCCAGACGGATGTTCACTTCAGGCGTGCCGTGCTCGCCGAAACCGGCCTTGGCATCGGTAACCTGGTCACCGGTGATGATCAGGCCACGCTCGATCTGTGCTGGCGGACGATTGCCTTCACGGAACTCGAAGGTTTCGGAGGTGGCTTTCGAAGCGCCCGGCTCAGCAGCCAGACGGAACTCAAGGTTGGCCGTCTTGCCGAGAATACGCTTGGCTTCGGCAGTGTCCTGCACGCCCGGCAGCTCAACCACGATGCGGTTGGCGCCCTGACGCTGAACGATCGGTTCGGCAACACCCAGCTCGTTGACGCGGTTACGTACCGTGGTCAAGTTCTGCTTGATGGAGTATTCACGGATTTCCGCCAGCTTGGCCGGGGTCATCGCCAGACGCAGCACCGGTTGACCATTGAGGTC comes from Pseudomonas sp. RU47 and encodes:
- the iscA gene encoding iron-sulfur cluster assembly protein IscA — encoded protein: MAISMTEAAARHVRRSLDGRGKGEGIRLGVRTTGCSGLAYVLEFVDEVVAEDQVFESHGEKVIIDPKSLAYLDGTELDFVKEGLNEGFKFNNPNVRGECGCGESFNI
- the iscU gene encoding Fe-S cluster assembly scaffold IscU, which gives rise to MAYSEKVIDHYENPRNVGKMNAEDPDVGTGMVGAPACGDVMRLQIKVNDAGIIEDAKFKTYGCGSAIASSSLATEWMKGKTLDEAETIKNTQLAEELALPPVKIHCSVLAEDAIKAAVRDYKQKKGLI
- a CDS encoding IscS subfamily cysteine desulfurase; this encodes MKLPIYLDYSATTPVDPRVAQKMSECLLVDGNFGNPASRSHVFGWKAEESVENARRQVADLVNADPREIVWTSGATESDNLAIKGAAHFYGSKGKHLITSKIEHKAVLDTMRQLEREGFEVTYLEPTEDGLITPAMIEAALREDTILVSVMHVNNEIGTVNDIAAIGEMLRAKGILFHVDAAQSTGKVDIDLQKLKVDMMSFSAHKTYGPKGIGALYVSRKPRVRIEATMHGGGHERGMRSGTLATHQIVGMGEAFRVAKEDMAAENVRIKALSDRFYKQVEHLEELYVNGSLTARVPHNLNLSFNYVEGESLIMALKDLAVSSGSACTSASLEPSYVLRALGRNDELAHSSIRFTFGRFTTEEEIDYAAQKVCEAVTKLRALSPLWDMYKDGVDISKIEWAAH
- the iscR gene encoding Fe-S cluster assembly transcriptional regulator IscR, producing the protein MRLTTKGRYAVTAMLDLALHAQHGPVSLADISERQGISLSYLEQLFAKLRRSNLVSSVRGPGGGYQLSRDMQGIQVAQVIDAVNESVDATKCQGQGDCHSGDTCLTHHLWCDLSLQIHEFLSGISLADLVTRREVQEVAQRQDKRRCNSKAPRLDKIEASAVE
- the cysE gene encoding serine O-acetyltransferase, giving the protein MFERLREDIQSVFHRDPAARNAFEVLTCYPGMHAIWIHRLAGMLWRNELKWLARLVSNFGRWLTGIEIHPGAKVGRRFFIDHGMGIVIGETAEIGDDVTIYQGVTLGGTSWNKGKRHPTLGDGVVVGAGAKVLGPFTVGAGAKVGSNAVVTKEVPPGATVVGIPGRIIVKSDEEQDAKRKAMAEKIGFDAYGVSEDMPDPVARAIGQLLDHLQAVDGRLEGMCGALKDLGSNYCAKDLPELREEDFACVKGKDESKAS
- the trmJ gene encoding tRNA (cytosine(32)/uridine(32)-2'-O)-methyltransferase TrmJ; this translates as MLQNIRVVLVNTSHPGNIGGAARAMKNMGLSRLVLVEPRVFPHHEADARASGAGDILENAQVVATLEDALVGCNLVLGTSARDRRIPWPLLDPRECGTKVVEEAGQGAEIALVFGREDSGLTNEELQRCHFHVHIPSDPEFSSLNLGAAVQVLSYEVRMAWLAAQGQPSKIEKEEVASVKSAELATMDELERFYEHLEQTLVAIEFLDPEKPRHLMARLRRLYGRSSVSRAEMNILRGILTETQKAARGELLKRKD
- the suhB gene encoding type III secretion system regulator SuhB, yielding MQPMLNIALRAARSASELIFRSIERLDTIKVDEKDAKDYVSEVDRAAEQKIIDALRKAYPNHSIQGEETGLHAGTGIEGEEYLWIIDPLDGTTNFLRGIPHFAVSIACKYRGRLEHAVVLDPVRQEEFTASRGRGAQLNGRRLRVSGRTSLDGALLGTGFPFRDDQMDNLDNYLGMFRALVGQTAGIRRAGSASLDLAYVAAGRFDAFWESGLSEWDMAAGALLIQEAGGLVSDFTGGHDFLEKGHIVAGNTKCFKAVLTAIQPHLPASLKR
- a CDS encoding glycine zipper 2TM domain-containing protein, translated to MNKSLLVGAVLGAVGVTAGGAVATYSLVKSGPEYAQVLAVEPVKTQIKTPREVCKDVTVTRQAPVKDQHQIAGTVVGALAGGLLGNQIGGGTGKKIATVAGAVGGGYAGNKVQEGMQERDTYTTTQTRCNTVNDISDKVVGYDVRYSLDGKEGKVRMDRDPGNQIPVDKEGKLILSQNEPAQ
- the secF gene encoding protein translocase subunit SecF, which produces MLRTINFMGVRNFAFGVTVFLTLLAMFSVVTKGMNWGLDFTGGTLIELTYERPADVTKVREQLATSGYHEAIVQSFGATTDLLVRMPGEDPQLGHQVAEALLKVGGDNPATVKRVEFVGPQVGEELRDQGGLGMLLALGGILIYLAFRFQWKFAVGAIVSLIHDVIVTIGILSYFQITFDLTVLAAVLAIIGYSLNDTIVVFDRVRENFRVLRKATLIENINISTTQTLLRTMATSISTLLAIAALLFFGGDNLFGFSIALFIGVLAGTYSSIYIANVVLIWLNLTTEDLIPPANTEKEVDDRP
- the secD gene encoding protein translocase subunit SecD; the encoded protein is MLNKYPLWKYILILAVLAIGLIYSAPNLYPDDPAIQVSGASTALQVNQADLDRVSTALKESGINVKAATLAANGKGGLIRLSKAEDQLPAKDVVRKALGDDYVVALNLAQTTPQWLRNLGAHPMKLGLDLSGGVHFLLEVDMDKALDARLKVYEGDVKSLLRKEKLRYRSLPQLGGAIQLGFSDEDSREQARALIRKNFNDFDIVPADLNGQPVLRLAMTPAKLAEIREYSIKQNLTTVRNRVNELGVAEPIVQRQGANRIVVELPGVQDTAEAKRILGKTANLEFRLAAEPGASKATSETFEFREGNRPPAQIERGLIITGDQVTDAKAGFGEHGTPEVNIRLDGHGGELMSRATRSNVGRSMAVIFIEQRPVTTYTKQVVDGVEKDVAVQTFKEEKKIISLATIQSPLGAQFRITGLNGQGESSELALLLRAGGLAAPMYFAEERTIGPSLGADNITKGIDASLWGMLFVSLFIIAIYRFFGIIATVALAVNMVLLLALMSLLGATLTLPGIAGIVLTMGMAVDANVLIFSRIREEIAAGMTVQRAINEGFGRAFTAILDANLTTLLVGGILFAMGTGPVKGFAVTMSLGIFTSMFTAIMVTRAMVNLIFGGRDFKKLWI